The nucleotide sequence GAGTGAGTTTTCCAATCAGGATTTAGGAGACATTATGAGACAACATCTGATCAAATCTCTTCTCAATCTTACGCCTCTCAATTCGTGTCATCACCTtaaggttttttgtttggttgtttggttgttttttttgtttttgttttttatgttcaaGCAACTAATCAAATCACATGACCGGTATGTATAACGCTACTCATTTTCTCCTGTAGGTGTCACTATTGCCAACtatcatgcaaataaaatataccatatccaaataagtaggctattctattattacacaacatttataacaataataataataataataataataaaaatctttaaagaaaTGACCAAAATATTCAGTAAGAAAATACACTTTATCTGCGACAGCTACAGTTATATTCAGTAGTGAATGCATGAAATTCATTTGGTCTATAAATGTGAAATCGAAGCAggctttgtttaataataatgaagCACAGAGTGgttttacaaagggggttacatctgaatatttccacagattaaattgatttttttctcaaatttcatTGACTTGTCTAAAACatgacaccaatgtttcaggagtttaggacacagaatagaaCTATTGGaatactgttttatttcctatttgggtttatgtatgctttattttttaagattgactatttttacattttagtgtttCCTGCTATGCAaggatttgatttcaaaaacagtatcatagttATGAAActatatatgattttaaatcagtatttaacctcagaacaatctcaaagtaaaaagaggtacGATTAATAAggtgtattaatattaatgtattgatattgatattttgcAAGGATGGGAACATTCTAGAATTTTCTCTTCATTCTGggatattttgttatattctaATGCTTTCTGGAACATTACAGAACCATCCAACGTACATTTACAGTATTATCCATATATCATGTAATTTTTATGCATATAATAAGCTTGTAtcttataatttgtaatttttggttGTCATGAGAACTGTTAATGATACACAAAAAGTAATGTGACTTTCGTATTCAATATTTCAAACTTAAttaagaaacattcaaaataaaagcgaAACAAAACGTATAAAAAgtataagttttatattttttaaaaaaagtagtttcaCGGTGTAATCGTAAAACAATTATGGCAACAGAATGTTACGTCGATTATTCCGCTAAACGCGCTCATGAAATCGCCCATATTCCAACCAATCAGAACGCGGAACACTGACGCAATGGACGCCAAAATTGTTCTGGTGCATACCTGAATCCCCTTGGCTTGTAACTACATATTTCATGACACCTGCTTTTGGCAACTGACTAATTTGAGGACATCGACGTAAAATcttccaaccttttttttttatgtaaataggctttatgttacatctcaACTATTGTTAATCCGAAGCAAAGAGCTTTAGCAGATCTTCCGCATCTTAAATGTACAGAACATCGTTTCTATGAGCATGCATTTGCGTTTGTTagtgtgtttttaagaaaatatgtgtTAGAGGGACCCGAACGCGTTTGATAACCTGTATTCCAAAGCTCCCGATGTAGTACATCGTTCATATCACACGTGGGCAGTAAACACAGTGGAATACATTGGGGTTGATGCAGTGTGAAGCCCAGCCAATAGTTACTACAGAGACGGCACATTGCAAGGATGTGGGCTCAGAAGAAGCccaggatgagagagagagaacatctGGAGTTGGCTGAATCTGAGTGTTTAATTCTGACTGCCTGACAGCAATCTGCTGTAGAAGACACAGGTGAGTTCTTGAAATGCTGCACACACAGATATGCATGTTTCTACATTGTATATTCagtgattataaaataaatgatgtgtaTACAATAATTTGAATATGTAACTGTTTAAACTCCTTTTTTGCAAAAGATGACTGAAATTCAAGGTGCTTTGCACAATTTATGAATTTAACAGTGACACAGTTTCATTATTCTGTGGAGCATCttcatgtgtttttaaagttTGATTCGCTGTGACTGGGTGATATTAAGCCTCTGTGGATGATTTTGTGTCTTTAAGTATAAAAAGTTGTGCTTTGTCAGTATTTAATATCCAAATAAATGCTCTTCCATTTTGGAAACATTGATATTGCACATCAGCCATAGATGCACACATGCATACTTGTTCAGAAAGGTTGAAAAAGCTTGTAGTAACCAGTCATCTGTTGGAGAGGGTCCAATGTTGACATAGACTGCAGCGCTAATGTGTTGCCATGAAGTGAGGACACACAAGCAGTTTTCTTCTTTGCACACATAAATGCAAGCACATCTTCTCAGATGAGTATGTTTGTGCAGGTGGGCAGTATGGCGACAGGATTTAGTGATACTAATAGCTTTATTTGTGCCGTATTTGACTTAGAATGAAAAGCTGGCTCAGGGTtcaattcatatatttttagggATGTTCTGCATCTGTTAAATCACATCACATAAATAGGGTAGGCTATATGAGCACAACATTATATGTAGAGAGGATTTTCAAAGAGAATTTACAATTACCCTTGACCCAAAGGAGGTCAGATGTCAGCACAACAGCATCAGTGattgttttgaaaattaaattcatGTAGTATTTAAGTAAATGACTAAAACCATCTAGAATCCCAGAATGCACCGTGctttaatataaattgtaatcTAGAGCTCAGGGTTTGTGTTATAGTTGAGTCAGAATGTCTGTGTGTTTGAGCAGATGTGAGTATTTTTACGGTTTGGTCAGTGTGACATGCAAACTGCCTTAGGGGATATCCACACCTGCAGGAGAAGAATGGGTGGATGATGTGAGATTGGGATgattatgaaagagagagaaagaggatgaaactgacagagagagagagtgagtgcagGAGGTTAATGTGATCTTCTCTCTCTAAGTCCCATCACAggtgaaaaataacatttaatgatgttaaaaaaaaggaTATCAGTTGTAAGGCAGGGTAGAGATCACTCTTCCTTTTTTCCTTGCTTTGTCACATAAAAACACGTGTGTAGGTGTTACAGGAACTTTTATGTCACATCAGGTCATTTTAATTCAAACTAATAGATTTCAACTTTTTTTAAGCTGATGTAATGTTAAAACTTTCTGGAAACTGTTTTAGGCATTAGTTTATTTTTGCTTTGCAAATGATGCTAAAGTGTGAAAATATGGTTTAATTGTTTGTGGTGTGAACGACCACACATTTGACTGTAACAAACTGATTTTAGACTCTGCTTGGCTCTGTGTTTGCCAAGTAGCAGATATGTTTAGTCATGAGAGAAttctaattttataatataattaaatgatgGACACTGATTACAACAGGAAGTCCAAAGTTATCTCATTATGTCTATcctctgaatgagagagagagatagagataaaGAGAGATAGATACGGCTACAGCCAAgcatgaaaatgtaatttgttgtgTAAATAAAGGATGATTATGCTCATTGTTGCATATCTAGCTCTGAAAAGCCTACAAAAGCTAGGTATGCCTTTTTACTTAAGACTAACCTATTCTAAGATCAGCTTGGATATAATGAACTAGGCTAATGCCTCTTTCACATGATTTGCATCAGGTCTTCAACAATCAGTCTCTCTGccatcttgttttaattttttttgcgcTGTTGCCCACATAATGATATGTCATGCAAATTGTAATGATTGGCTGTGCTGCTGTaatcagttactcaccctcatgttgttccaaacctgtatgatgtctTTCGTGGAACACGAAAGGGGAATGTTGATGCTACTGCTTTCCATATAATGAATAGCAACTTAAATGGCATTCTCTTTGTTCCAGAAAGCTATTGTTTGGACTTGGAATATAGCCCATGATTCATATAGACTAGTGTTATGAAACATTTTAaccttttttggagcttgaaaacCCCTGgccaccattcactttcactgcatggaaaagagcagggTGAACATTCTGCCTAATTCATGTGCTGCTAGAATTAGCATAAAAattcatcataataaaaaaaaaaaaaaaaaaaaaaaaaaaatgatataagaGTGTTTTGAATTTGCCGTGGACAGAAGAGAGAACCATTGTTGTCGTGACTgttaagttttgtttatttattctacaCTTTATATACAATTTCTCCAAGAAATAGGCAAGAATGAACCTGGCGTCCTCCTTGTACTTGACTTTATAAATGGgaagtagtattttttttatagcacaaaaagacagtataacatctccttttgttccactgaaaaaaaaaagtaatgaggGTGAGTTACTGATaatagatttttcattttcaaggttaactgtccctttaagaatttAGATTCTTAATGATGGATGGAATGTGAGGAGCTTTTCAGACAAATCAAGAACTGTTGTGCAGTGAATTCAGTGAGCTCTTTGTGTGTTAGCGTGTGTATTCAGAGCATCTATAGATTATCCATAGAACATTCGGATCAATATGAGACCGTTCTGCAAACCTGCTACCCaagacacacaaataaaacactagAGTCTCCAATATGCTCTGTGGATATGTTTGTTGCTGAGACAAAATGATTGCATTCACATTTTGAGCCATTGCAGGTCTTGATCAATGGCCACCTCCAAAGGAACATCTATAATTGGATGCACTTCAAATCCCTCAGCAGGGTCACAGTATCATTTCACCCACACACCTCTCTTTTATCTCTTTCCCATTATTTCCACAGAAAAAGTAACATAGAGATcgcctttttatttttaatcaaaggtgTCAACCCAACTCTCTCTTGCACATAGATGTAAAGGGCTATGTTCTCAGAGGAACTCATGATATTGTTCTATAAGAGTCACTGTTTGGGACTGAGTAAAACCCTTGTCtttaaatcacctttaaaatttttcacaatttatgtCCTCATGATTTCCAAAATAACTGTTAAAGCCTCTATAGTGTCATAGCTGCTGAAATGCATGCTGAGTGCCCCAGGGGTGTGCACGTCTAATTTAGATGCACCTCTTTGTTATTTTCAGACTCCCAAGATGCTTTGCTGTTTGGCGCTATCCTGAGGTGGCCAATGTCGTCGGGTCTCTTTGACATGCAGTGGTGGCAGGCGCTCTTAAACTCCACCCTCAGTCTCAATCAAAGCAACAGTAGTTTGTTCCTGCTTGATGTCCCCTGCTGGCAATCAAGCGCCATGACGCTTACATTAGTGCTATGCTACTGCCTGGTGCTTATTTTGGGCTTGCTTGGTAACATCCTCCTCATTTGCATTATTATGCACCAGCGGGACCCTCCTAACGTCACAAGCATCCTCATTGCCAACCTTTCGGTTTCTGATATCCTGGTGAGTGTGTTCTGCCTTCCCTTCACAGTGGTTTACACACTTATGGACCACTGGATCTTCGGTGCGCTGCTATGTCGCCTAATGCCATTCGTGCAGTGTGTGTCGGTGACCGTTTCAGTTCTGTCTATGGTTTTGATCGCACTTGAAAGGCACCAGCTCATCCTGCATCCATCTGGCTGGAAGCCGAGCGTCCCTCAGGCATACATAGCCGTCTTGATTGTGTGGCTGCTGGCCTGCGTGACATCATTACCTTTCCTGGCAtttcacttgctcagcagtgagCCATACAGCCTGCTTCCTGAGCCACTCAGCAAGCTGCAGGCTTGTCTGGAAGTCTGGCCCTCTCAGCAACACAAACTAGCCTACACCACCAGCCTGTTACTATTCCAGtactgctgcccactgctcctcaTGCTACTTTGTTATCTTCGCATCTTCCTGCGGCTGCGACGCAGACAGCGCATGCTGGAGCACCAGTGCAGCCGCAACCGAGAGGACGAACATCGGCGTATGATGCACAGCAAACGCATAAATGTCATGCTTGTcactttggtggctgtgtttgctGTGTGCTGGCTGCCATTAAATGCCTTTAATGTGGTGGCAGACTGGCACCAGGAGGCGCTGCCCGTGTGTTACCACAATCTGCTGTTTTCACTCTGCCATCTGCTGGCCATGAGCTCTACCTGCGTCAACCCCATCATCTATGGTTTCCTCAACAGCAACTTCCGCAAGGATGTGGCCTCCGTGGTGCTACACTGCCATTTTCAGTCACTCGAGGACAGCTACGAACACTTTCCGATGTCCACAATTAACACTGATGTGTCAAGGACATCTTTTAGACTCAGAAACAATTCTGTGTAATTAGGCTAAACGCTTAATGTTAATTAATCTTAACATCAAAACCAGTGTTTAGCTTAGATCAGCGGTCACCAAACTTGGACCTCATCCACACGAAGCCaaagctttccctatccaatcttttttttcctcgttcTTCCGCAAACAGCATCGTCTCAAGAATATCTGCATACACACAAAACCACTGAAACTGacacaaaacaatgtagtatacatgccagaccagtatgtggccaGTTGCCAACTTGACAAATCTAGTGACTTTTTGGACAAACCTTAACTAGTCTCTAAATGTCACCAGTATTGTCCTGTGCGAGCACAAGGTCTTGTTTCCCCGCTGCAGTGTTCGTCTAGCGCTATCACAAAATATACGGATTGTCTGTACACACGAAAACGCAAGGATGTCGTTTTCAGATTTATGCACTCTGGGACCCAGTTTCAAAAAATTGCAGTTTCAGGCTCCCAAAAACGGCAGATCCGTCTGGACGAAATGCTGATACGATGCAAAATTTTTACGTATACAGCTAAATGTGTCTCCGTGTGGACAGGCCCTTGGTGCTGGAGGTCCGTTGTCCTGCAAACTTCACTCCAActtgcttcaacacacctgcctggaagttaagactttgattagctggttcaggggtgtttaattagggttggagctaaactctgcaggacatcggccctccaggaccaagtttggtgaccctGGCTTAGATCAACATCAATCGTTCCACTCCAGTGCCAAAACTTTCACACAGATGCCAGCTTTTATCTCTTTTAACCcatatgtaaaaaaatactttttttctggccaaaatatatttaaaatatatggtaTACATACATGTTGTAAACatcaaattgaaaatataatttgtctAAACCTTCgaatgacaaaatatattacaaaatgttctttaaagggcaagaaaatacatctgcaatcttaaaaatatattttggacaaTTTAATTAGATTGTCAATAGACTTATATACATTTATGAGGACATATTATAAGTAACAAAGTAAACATATTTATGTGAACAGCTTCTACTTAgtatggattctgattggtccaGGCAGGAGGATGTGACTATAACCCATTTGATTTCTCAGGACTGAATCCTTCTAATCCCTGTGTCATAATATCAAAGTATTTAATGCACACTGATTATGTCTCTTTGTACAGTTTTAGATTGCAAAAGCATTTTACTTTGCTAAATCTCATGGAATATATATGGACAAGGAAGCAGAAGGTGATTTCTCAGCTATGTACTTTTTTCCACTCAAATACAATGAAAGCTATAAGGAATAAATTAGTTGAGGGCAACGCTTGCATTTGAAACATTATCTCTTCTTCCTTGAGGCACAGAGTTAAGTTTAGAGGTACTGGCAGTGCACAAATGCCTGGAAATTGCAGTTAGCTAAGCCGTAATGCTAACCCTAATGCCAAGCATAATGCAAGCTAAAACCCACAATAAATCTGAATATACCTATCAGCTCATATTGTCAAGCTGCAGCCTAAAAAGGGGAAAACTGACAACATCCACTGGGCAAACAAAACTGggctggagtttttttttttttttttttttctttctgctgtgGCTTCTTTTTGTGACTCATCcttccaaacaaacacacacacataaaatttgCTCaaagcatttttg is from Cyprinus carpio isolate SPL01 chromosome B17, ASM1834038v1, whole genome shotgun sequence and encodes:
- the LOC109071330 gene encoding neuropeptide Y receptor type 1-like; the encoded protein is MSSGLFDMQWWQALLNSTLSLNQSNSSLFLLDVPCWQSSAMTLTLVLCYCLVLILGLLGNILLICIIMHQRDPPNVTSILIANLSVSDILVSVFCLPFTVVYTLMDHWIFGALLCRLMPFVQCVSVTVSVLSMVLIALERHQLILHPSGWKPSVPQAYIAVLIVWLLACVTSLPFLAFHLLSSEPYSLLPEPLSKLQACLEVWPSQQHKLAYTTSLLLFQYCCPLLLMLLCYLRIFLRLRRRQRMLEHQCSRNREDEHRRMMHSKRINVMLVTLVAVFAVCWLPLNAFNVVADWHQEALPVCYHNLLFSLCHLLAMSSTCVNPIIYGFLNSNFRKDVASVVLHCHFQSLEDSYEHFPMSTINTDVSRTSFRLRNNSV